GGAGAGCGCTCGCGTGCTGGGCGTCGGCGGCGACATGTGCCTGGGGCTGGTGGTCGGGTACGAAAAGATGGAGGCCCGGCTCAATCCCCGGGACAAATCCATCCTCCCACGCCACACGGGCATCATCGGAACAACCGGCGGCGGCAAGTCCACCACGGTGGCCACGCTCATCCACCGAGCCCAAGCGGATGGCATCGCGACCATCGTCTTCGACGTGGAGGGTGAATACACGCACGTGGACCAGCCCACCGACCATGCCGCCATGCTCGAGGCGCTCAAACGGCGAGGCCAGCGTCCGCAGGGCGTCAAGGACTTGCACATCCACCACCTCACCGGGCGCGACAGCCTCAATCCGCGACACCGGAACAAGCACGCCTTCTCGCTCAAGTTCTCCAGCCTGTCTCCGTACGCGCTCGCGGAGATTCTCGACATGTCGGACGCACAGCAGGAGCGGTTCCTCAAGGCCTACGACGTCACCAAGCTCTTGCTCGAAGACTTCAACATCTACCCGCAGACGGAAGAAGAGCGCCGCCAGGTCCTCGACGTGGACGAATTGTCCACGGGCTTTCCCCACATGACCATCGACCACGTGCTGGACGTGGTCAGCGCGTACATCTACAGCCTCAGTGACGAAGGCAAATCGGAGACGCGTGGAAGGTCACGCGCCACCCCTCGGAAGCAGGCGTCCCTGCTCGAGGAGAACGACGACGCGGAGGCCGACCCGGACGTCACGGCCAAGGCGCCATCGCGCGGACTGATGCTCCGCACCGAGTTCAAGAGCAACTTCGGCCGGGTCATGGCGCGCGTCATGGCCCAGAGCAGCCGGCACGAAATCAGTTGGAAGGCCCTGGCCAGCAAACTCCACCGGCTGCGGCGCCTGGGCATCTTCGACGTGGGTAACGAGCAAGGCGTGGCCTATGAGTCCATGCTCACACCCGGGCGCGTCTCCGTCATCGACCTGTCGGACACGGACTCACCGCAGCTCAACAACCTGGTCATCGCAGACATCCTGCGAGGCCTCCAGGAAGCGCAGGAGCGACGCTACGAGCGGGCCAACGCGAAGGACCAATCGGTCACGCCGGTCCTCATCATCATCGAAGAGGCCCACGAGTTCCTCTCCGCGAACCGAATTGCCCAGATGCCCGTGCTCTTCGAGCAGGTGGCGAAGATCGCCAAGCGGGGCCGCAAGCGCTGGATGGGGCTCGTCTTCGTCACCCAGCTTCCACAGCACCTGCCCAACGAGGTGCTGGGCCTCATCAACAACTTCGTCATCCACAAGATCGCCGACAGCTCGGTCATCTCGCGCATGCAGAAAACCGCGGGCAGCATCGACGAGAGCCTCTGGAACCGGGTGTCACGGTTGGCCCCCGGTCAGGCACTGGTGTCGTTCAGCAACTTCACCCGGCCGCTGATGGTCGCGGTGGACCCCGCACCGGTGAAGCGGCTGTTGGTGGAGTGACACGCGCCCCGCGTTTCTTCCTCCTGACACCTTGGGTGCGGGGGGATTGGACGCGTGGGCCAGCCCTGGCCAGAAAGCGGACATGAACCGACGCATGAAGGCCGCGCTCGCGGCCGTGGCCCCGCTGCTCCTCACGGCTTGCAGCGGAACCTCCGACGATGACGGCGATGCTTGCGCACAGGTGCGGGTGTTCGCGCGGCCTGCCTCGGGCGACGCGGAGTGCCGGAGCTTCGCGACGCCGTGCGACGTGCCTCAGGGGTACGTCGAATGCTGCGGTGCGTTCCATGGCGATTGCGTGTCGACGGGGACACGGTGCGTGGACGACCCGCTGGATGCCTGCTCGCCTGGCTCGGGAGCAACGGACTGCCCCGGCATCTGCCAGTGACGCCGGCCGCGGGAGACTACGGCGTCTTGTTCTTCTCGCCGGAGGACCTCGACACGTCCTGTCCCTCCCTCTTCCGGTAGCCCCAGGTGGAGCTCCACATACCGGGCCCAGTGAAGATAACGGTGATGAGCGTCATCACCGCTGCGCCGATCAGAATCTCGACCACCATGCCGCGCACTCCCCTCCGCACGAACTGTCCGTACGGTAATCTCGAAACCCACCGCCGTGCGTTTTCATGTCGTAACGCTCAACAGTAAGCAATGCGCGTGAGATTAGGACGCCTCCTAGCGACGGCAGCGTCCTGCCTGCCTGCCCGCGCCAGGGCCGCGATGGGGTAGTCTCACGGCCCCATGTCACGCCCCCTTCCCTCTGCGTCGAGGGACCGCAAGCGCCTCCGCGCCGCGGCCCTGCTGGCCGCCCTCTTGTCGCTGTCCGCCTGCGAGGGGCGTGAAACACCACCGGGGCCGAATGAACCATGTGTCGGGGCTGCCTGTGGACCGCTGCAACCGCCCGACACCGCGCTCGAAGGCAGTGTGCGCATCGCGACCTTCAACGTGCAGCGGCTCTTTGACACGGTGTGCGACTCCGATGCGTGCGGCGGCAGCAACTATGAGGCGCTGCCCACTCCCTCCGAGTTCGGTCTCCAGGCGGACCGGCTCGCGTCCGCCATCTCGCGACTGAACGCCGACGTGGTGCTGTTGGCCGAGGTGGAAACCCAGGCCTCGCTCGACGCGCTCACGTCACGGCTCCCCCGCTTCGGCTATTCGGAGCTGGGCGAGACGGGCGCCGCGGCGTCCGTGGACGTGGCCGTCCTCTCTGTTCACCCCATCACCGACGTCCGCGGGCATCGGGAACGCACGCTGTGGCGCCCGGATGGCTCCGCCACCCGGTTCTCCCGCGAGTTGCTGGAGGTCCACCTGGACGTGGACGGGAAGAAGGTCATCGTCTTCTCCGCGCACTTCCGCTCCAAGTCCAATGACGACGCCGGGCGCCGCTTCGCCGAGGCCGTGGCGACGCGGGACATCGTCGCGGGCGCGGCCCAGGCGGCTCCAGACGCGCTCGTCGTCCTTGGCGGCGACCTCAACGACGTACCGGGCTCGGAGCCCATCACCGCGCTGGAGCGCGACGGCGCGCTGCTGCGCGTCTCCAGCGACCGGCCGGCCAGCGAGACGTGGACGTACACCTACCACGGCGACACCCAGGCCATTGACCACCTGTACCTGGCGCGCGGCGGGGGCACGTATGTGCCCGGCTCGTTCCGCGCGGCGAGGGACCCACGGGGCGGCTATGGCGGGTCGGACCACGCCGCCGTGTTCGCGGACTTCCTGCCCGCGCCCTGAGGCCGGCTCAGGCCGTCGCGGGAATGGCCTGGATGTCGAGCTCGAGGTCGATCTTCTCGCTGACGAGCCAGCCGCCATTGTCGAGCGTCTTGTTCCAGCGGATGCCGTAATCGGTGCGGTTGACGGTGGTGCGCGCCGAGTAGATGAGCCGCGAGTTGCCCCACGGGTCCTTCGACGTGCCGATGTGCCGGGCGTCGAAGGCCACCGGCTGCGTGACGTTGCGGATGGTGAGGTCGCCCAGGAGCCGGAAGCTGGCACCGCCCGCGGGTTCAATCCTGGTACTGCGAAAGGTGAGCTTGGGCGCGGCGTCGGCGTCGAGGAAGTCCGGTGAACGCAGGTGCGCGTCCCGGTCTGACGAGCCCGTGTAGATGCTCGCCGTTTCCACGGACATCTCGACTTCACCCTGAGTGGGCTGCTCGGGATTCACCCGGAGGACTCCGGAGAAACGCTCGAAGCGACCGTGGACTCGCGCCACCACCATGTGGCGCGCGACGAAGAGGACGGACGAGTGGGAAGCGTCGATGTTCCAGGTGCTGACAGTCATGGGAGGGCGCTCGGCGGATGAGGGGGGCGGGGAACAACTGGTGCGCGCCGGGGGGCGCAAGCGGACCCTGACTAGATAATGACCCACTCATTGAAACTCCATGCACACGGTGTGACGAAGCCGGATGCACGATGAATCGCGCGCGAAACACGACAGTCTGGAACTTGCGATGGCTCCGTCTCATCCTTCCGCTTGAGCGCGTGTTGCGGGGTGTGGAGTGGACGTCCCTGCATCGCCCGCGTCGCCGGCCCCCGACATCAAGCCGCTGTCATTTTGCGTGAAGCTTGAAACGGGGGGATTCTGCTTTCACGGCCAGGCCGGGGGGAGCCGAACCATGTGACAAGTGCTCCTTGCCGCACCGTGGCCACGC
Above is a genomic segment from Myxococcus xanthus containing:
- a CDS encoding YceI family protein yields the protein MTVSTWNIDASHSSVLFVARHMVVARVHGRFERFSGVLRVNPEQPTQGEVEMSVETASIYTGSSDRDAHLRSPDFLDADAAPKLTFRSTRIEPAGGASFRLLGDLTIRNVTQPVAFDARHIGTSKDPWGNSRLIYSARTTVNRTDYGIRWNKTLDNGGWLVSEKIDLELDIQAIPATA
- a CDS encoding ATP-binding protein, which codes for MSMADDGRGQRAPGAGTFRGQPAASGQAATRSGGVSEDPGNWGDPPPGHRAAGNGPFRPEARPTNGPTRPVPMPGMGVGGPPPGKNGQHRAVPTAAAPVMNGKAPGPVSPREPDSAVVRPTPTKTLHELDELRNQAHTGPQVDPELAAAVGFTHFDVTSSQDNLITVLLTREDLHLLASQTLVRVRSREDNRAYLGVVVRGPFAEPNAVPANSTMAIGVVTHGKKLAYTFDYHGRAEIEIVGEEVEGTLKPPRFRPRPQSPVFLLDEAESARVLGVGGDMCLGLVVGYEKMEARLNPRDKSILPRHTGIIGTTGGGKSTTVATLIHRAQADGIATIVFDVEGEYTHVDQPTDHAAMLEALKRRGQRPQGVKDLHIHHLTGRDSLNPRHRNKHAFSLKFSSLSPYALAEILDMSDAQQERFLKAYDVTKLLLEDFNIYPQTEEERRQVLDVDELSTGFPHMTIDHVLDVVSAYIYSLSDEGKSETRGRSRATPRKQASLLEENDDAEADPDVTAKAPSRGLMLRTEFKSNFGRVMARVMAQSSRHEISWKALASKLHRLRRLGIFDVGNEQGVAYESMLTPGRVSVIDLSDTDSPQLNNLVIADILRGLQEAQERRYERANAKDQSVTPVLIIIEEAHEFLSANRIAQMPVLFEQVAKIAKRGRKRWMGLVFVTQLPQHLPNEVLGLINNFVIHKIADSSVISRMQKTAGSIDESLWNRVSRLAPGQALVSFSNFTRPLMVAVDPAPVKRLLVE
- a CDS encoding endonuclease/exonuclease/phosphatase family protein; protein product: MSRPLPSASRDRKRLRAAALLAALLSLSACEGRETPPGPNEPCVGAACGPLQPPDTALEGSVRIATFNVQRLFDTVCDSDACGGSNYEALPTPSEFGLQADRLASAISRLNADVVLLAEVETQASLDALTSRLPRFGYSELGETGAAASVDVAVLSVHPITDVRGHRERTLWRPDGSATRFSRELLEVHLDVDGKKVIVFSAHFRSKSNDDAGRRFAEAVATRDIVAGAAQAAPDALVVLGGDLNDVPGSEPITALERDGALLRVSSDRPASETWTYTYHGDTQAIDHLYLARGGGTYVPGSFRAARDPRGGYGGSDHAAVFADFLPAP